A single Ciona intestinalis chromosome 12, KH, whole genome shotgun sequence DNA region contains:
- the LOC101242281 gene encoding inhibitor of apoptosis protein: protein MLVDSFCSNLKYQTMFHNIDRVSQHAAAMDYSSKSNRIQSLENFPSAPVNPIQLAIHGFYFTGVEDCVVCFSCENSVRNWKLGDKEGDKKWHKPDCVFFNSLSQTAPMEVSTTTANLSTNASTPMESLSNEPSVSGLFHNRNINTSQQPNQNEALLIDIGNNEGTTNANPVNDTNISTPNHQDMNHFVNTNPTEFTSFLEYLDLSKEVDRK, encoded by the exons ATGCTCGTGGATTCATTTTGCTCCAACTTGAAATATCAAACTATGTTTCATAATATAGATAGAGTTAGCCAGCATGCTGCGGCCATGG ATTATTCAAGCAAATCTAACAGAATACAATCACTTGAAAACTTTCCCTCAGCCCCAGTTAACCCAATCCAGCTTGCAATTCATGGATTTTATTTCACTGGTGTTGAAGACTGTGTGGTTTGCTTCAG ttGTGAGAACAGCGTTCGTAATTGGAAGCTTGGTGACAAAGAGGGAGACAAGAAATGGCACAAACCAGATTGTGTGTTTTTCAACTCATTGTCGCAAACTG CTCCCATGGAAGTATCCACTACAACAGCTAACTTATCCACCAATGCAAGTACTCCCATGGAAAGTTTATCTAAT GAACCTTCTGTGTCTGGTTTATTTCAcaatagaaatataaacacatcACAACAACCTAATCAAAATGAAGCCCTTTTGATTGACATTGGAAATAATGAGGGAACTACAAATG CAAACCCAGTAAATGACACCAACATTTCAACACCAAATCATCAAGATATGAATCATTTTGTCAACACCAATCCCACTGAG TTCACAAGCTTTTTGGAATATTTGGATTTAAGCAAAGAAGTCGACAGAAAGTAA
- the LOC100178558 gene encoding glutamine--fructose-6-phosphate aminotransferase [isomerizing] 2 isoform X1 gives MCGIFAYINYCTPRDRRYILEILVNGLKRLEYRGYDSAGIAVDGGNTIEKNGNLQPTVLIKQRGKVGALEDKILKSEELDFELKFSSHAGIAHTRWATHGVPNSVNSHPHRSDDGNEFVVVHNGILTNYKSIKTFLQSHNYEFESETDTEVIAKLIKYLWDNREVEDIQFNTLVERVIQQLEGAFALVFKSRHFPGQCIATRRGSPLLIGVRSKSKLSTDNIPILYSSYPKRSSVSGGVKSLNEFLKSTRPSVSELHIQTPPSPNDTNNFDTGTKKATVEMNRLNSTTELVTQGETEGIEFYFASDASAIIEHTNQVIFLEDDDVAAVVNGALSIHRIKRGKSNESTTRTVMSLQLELQQIMKGNYKSFMQKEIFEQPESVVNTMRGRMLWDEERVVLGGLMDHIDEIRRCRRIIIIACGTSYHSAIATRQLIEEMTELPVMVELASDFLDRETPIFRDDVCFFISQSGETADTLMALHYCKKRGSLTVGITNTVGSSISRLTDCGVHINAGPEIGVASTKAYTSQFVALVMFALMMSEDRFSKRKRYLEIVNGLKELPEKIKEVLSLDSEIQKLSESLYKKKSLLVMGRGFNFATCLEGALKIKEITYMHSEGILAGELKHGPLALVDVDMPILMIVSKDHVYSKVQNALQQVVARHGRPIIICESDDQDSVKYASHILKVPHTVDCLQGILTVIPLQLLSFHIAQLKELDVDFPRNLAKSVTVE, from the exons ATGTGTG GTATATTTGCATACATCAATTACTGCACACCTCGTGATAGAAGGTATATCTTAGAGATTCTTGTTAACGGACTTAAACGACTGGAATACAGAGGTTATGACTCTGCTG GTATCGCAGTAGATGGGGGTAACACAATTGAAAAGAATGGAAACTTACAACCAACTGTTCTTATTAAGCAAAGGGGAAAAGTTGGGGCACTTGAAGATAAAATTCTGA AAAGTGAGGAACTTGACTTCGAGTTGAAGTTTTCAAGTCATGCTGGGATCGCACACACACGATGGGCAACACATGGTGTTCCGAACTCCGTCAACAGCCATCCACATCGGTCAGATGATGGAAACG agtttgttgttgtacataATGGGATCTTAACCAACTACAAAAGCATCAAAACTTTCCTG caAAGTCATAACTACGAGTTTGAATCTGAAACCGACACTGAAGTTATCGCGAAGTTGATCAAGTACTTGTGGGATAACAGGGAAGTTGAGGACATTCAGTTCAACACATTGGTGGAAAGGGTGATCCAACAGCTG gaAGGTGCGTTTGCTCTCGTGTTTAAAAGTCGTCATTTTCCAGGCCAATGTATCGCCACAag GCGAGGCAGTCCATTGTTAATTGGTGTTCGAAGTAAATCTAAATTATCCACCGACAACATTCCTATTCTGTACAGCTCAT ATCCAAAACGGTCGAGTGTTTCAGGTGGCGTGAAGTCACTTAACGAGTTTTTAAAATCGACTCGGCCAAGTGTAAGCGAGTTACATATTCAAACACCTCCTTCACCCAACGATACTAACAACTTTGACACTG GCACCAAGAAAGCTACTGTAGAAATGAACCGACTTAACAGCACAACAGAACTTGTAACACAAGGAGAAACCGAAGgaattgaattttattttgcttCTGATGCAAG TGCAATCATAGAACATACAAACCAAGTTATTTTCCTCGAGGATGATGATGTAGCTGCTGTTGTTAACGGAG CATTATCGATACACCGAATCAAACGAGGTAAAAGTAACGAATCGACAACGAGGACTGTGATGTCACTACAACTGGAGCTACAACAAATTATGAAGGGAAATTATAAATCTTTCATGCAGAAG GAGATCTTTGAGCAACCGGAGTCGGTTGTTAACACGATGAGAGGGAGGATGCTGTGGGATGAGGAGAGAGTCGTATTGGGAGGTCTCATGGATCATATAGATGAGATAAGAAGATGCAGGAGGATTATTATCATTGCTTGTGGGACAAGTTATCATTCAGCCATTGCA ACTCGTCAGTTGATCGAGGAGATGACGGAACTCCCAGTGATGGTTGAACTCGCCTCCGACTTCCTGGATCGCGAGACTCCCATCTTCCGGGATGATGTTTGCTTCTTCATCAG TCAATCTGGTGAGACAGCGGACACATTAATGGCTTTGCATTATTGTAAGAAGCGTGGATCGCTTACTGTTGGGATCACCAACACTGTGGGAAGCTCTATATCAAGGTTAACAGATTGTGGAGTTCATATTAATGCTGGACCTGAGATAGGAGTGGCAAGCACTAAG GCGTACACAAGTCAGTTCGTGGCACTTGTCATGTTTGCACTTATGATGTCAGAAGACAGATTCTCAAAAAGGAAGCGATATTTGGAAATCGTTAACGGACTTAAGGAATTGCCAG aaaaaatcaaagaagTTTTGTCTTTGGATTCTGAGATCCAGAAATTGTCGGAATCTCTTTATAAGAAAAAGTCATTGTTGGTCATGGGGAGAGGATTCAATTTTGCTACTTGCTTAGAGGGGGCTTTG AAAATCAAGGAAATAACGTACATGCACAGTGAAGGGATATTGGCTGGGGAACTTAAACATGGGCCTTTAGCTTTGGTTGACGTGGATATGCCGATACTGATGATAGTATCCAAGGATCACGTTTATTCCAAAGTTCAAAATGCATTGCAACAAGTAGTAGCAAGACAT GGCCGGCCAATAATAATATGCGAGAGCGATGATCAGGACAGCGTTAAATACGCATCCCATATACTTAAAGTTCCGCACACTGTTGATTGTTTACAAGGAATCCTAACAGTGATCCCACTACAGTTGCTATCTTTCCATATTGCCCAGCTAAAGGAACTTGAT GTTGACTTTCCACGCAACCTTGCCAAGTCCGTCACGGTTGAGTAA
- the LOC100178558 gene encoding glutamine--fructose-6-phosphate aminotransferase [isomerizing] 1 isoform X2, with protein MCGIFAYINYCTPRDRRYILEILVNGLKRLEYRGYDSAGIAVDGGNTIEKNGNLQPTVLIKQRGKVGALEDKILKSEELDFELKFSSHAGIAHTRWATHGVPNSVNSHPHRSDDGNEFVVVHNGILTNYKSIKTFLQSHNYEFESETDTEVIAKLIKYLWDNREVEDIQFNTLVERVIQQLEGAFALVFKSRHFPGQCIATRRGSPLLIGVRSKSKLSTDNIPILYSSCTKKATVEMNRLNSTTELVTQGETEGIEFYFASDASAIIEHTNQVIFLEDDDVAAVVNGALSIHRIKRGKSNESTTRTVMSLQLELQQIMKGNYKSFMQKEIFEQPESVVNTMRGRMLWDEERVVLGGLMDHIDEIRRCRRIIIIACGTSYHSAIATRQLIEEMTELPVMVELASDFLDRETPIFRDDVCFFISQSGETADTLMALHYCKKRGSLTVGITNTVGSSISRLTDCGVHINAGPEIGVASTKAYTSQFVALVMFALMMSEDRFSKRKRYLEIVNGLKELPEKIKEVLSLDSEIQKLSESLYKKKSLLVMGRGFNFATCLEGALKIKEITYMHSEGILAGELKHGPLALVDVDMPILMIVSKDHVYSKVQNALQQVVARHGRPIIICESDDQDSVKYASHILKVPHTVDCLQGILTVIPLQLLSFHIAQLKELDVDFPRNLAKSVTVE; from the exons ATGTGTG GTATATTTGCATACATCAATTACTGCACACCTCGTGATAGAAGGTATATCTTAGAGATTCTTGTTAACGGACTTAAACGACTGGAATACAGAGGTTATGACTCTGCTG GTATCGCAGTAGATGGGGGTAACACAATTGAAAAGAATGGAAACTTACAACCAACTGTTCTTATTAAGCAAAGGGGAAAAGTTGGGGCACTTGAAGATAAAATTCTGA AAAGTGAGGAACTTGACTTCGAGTTGAAGTTTTCAAGTCATGCTGGGATCGCACACACACGATGGGCAACACATGGTGTTCCGAACTCCGTCAACAGCCATCCACATCGGTCAGATGATGGAAACG agtttgttgttgtacataATGGGATCTTAACCAACTACAAAAGCATCAAAACTTTCCTG caAAGTCATAACTACGAGTTTGAATCTGAAACCGACACTGAAGTTATCGCGAAGTTGATCAAGTACTTGTGGGATAACAGGGAAGTTGAGGACATTCAGTTCAACACATTGGTGGAAAGGGTGATCCAACAGCTG gaAGGTGCGTTTGCTCTCGTGTTTAAAAGTCGTCATTTTCCAGGCCAATGTATCGCCACAag GCGAGGCAGTCCATTGTTAATTGGTGTTCGAAGTAAATCTAAATTATCCACCGACAACATTCCTATTCTGTACAGCTCAT GCACCAAGAAAGCTACTGTAGAAATGAACCGACTTAACAGCACAACAGAACTTGTAACACAAGGAGAAACCGAAGgaattgaattttattttgcttCTGATGCAAG TGCAATCATAGAACATACAAACCAAGTTATTTTCCTCGAGGATGATGATGTAGCTGCTGTTGTTAACGGAG CATTATCGATACACCGAATCAAACGAGGTAAAAGTAACGAATCGACAACGAGGACTGTGATGTCACTACAACTGGAGCTACAACAAATTATGAAGGGAAATTATAAATCTTTCATGCAGAAG GAGATCTTTGAGCAACCGGAGTCGGTTGTTAACACGATGAGAGGGAGGATGCTGTGGGATGAGGAGAGAGTCGTATTGGGAGGTCTCATGGATCATATAGATGAGATAAGAAGATGCAGGAGGATTATTATCATTGCTTGTGGGACAAGTTATCATTCAGCCATTGCA ACTCGTCAGTTGATCGAGGAGATGACGGAACTCCCAGTGATGGTTGAACTCGCCTCCGACTTCCTGGATCGCGAGACTCCCATCTTCCGGGATGATGTTTGCTTCTTCATCAG TCAATCTGGTGAGACAGCGGACACATTAATGGCTTTGCATTATTGTAAGAAGCGTGGATCGCTTACTGTTGGGATCACCAACACTGTGGGAAGCTCTATATCAAGGTTAACAGATTGTGGAGTTCATATTAATGCTGGACCTGAGATAGGAGTGGCAAGCACTAAG GCGTACACAAGTCAGTTCGTGGCACTTGTCATGTTTGCACTTATGATGTCAGAAGACAGATTCTCAAAAAGGAAGCGATATTTGGAAATCGTTAACGGACTTAAGGAATTGCCAG aaaaaatcaaagaagTTTTGTCTTTGGATTCTGAGATCCAGAAATTGTCGGAATCTCTTTATAAGAAAAAGTCATTGTTGGTCATGGGGAGAGGATTCAATTTTGCTACTTGCTTAGAGGGGGCTTTG AAAATCAAGGAAATAACGTACATGCACAGTGAAGGGATATTGGCTGGGGAACTTAAACATGGGCCTTTAGCTTTGGTTGACGTGGATATGCCGATACTGATGATAGTATCCAAGGATCACGTTTATTCCAAAGTTCAAAATGCATTGCAACAAGTAGTAGCAAGACAT GGCCGGCCAATAATAATATGCGAGAGCGATGATCAGGACAGCGTTAAATACGCATCCCATATACTTAAAGTTCCGCACACTGTTGATTGTTTACAAGGAATCCTAACAGTGATCCCACTACAGTTGCTATCTTTCCATATTGCCCAGCTAAAGGAACTTGAT GTTGACTTTCCACGCAACCTTGCCAAGTCCGTCACGGTTGAGTAA